Proteins encoded by one window of Colletes latitarsis isolate SP2378_abdomen chromosome 5, iyColLati1, whole genome shotgun sequence:
- the Sif gene encoding guanine nucleotide exchange factor still life isoform X8 — protein sequence MSPPSDNVIFDNQCYATTPSSSNGNSDMEQPTHCNSRRCNGGQTYQQQSMQSVSTPGSPTSRLLLEYEMHLRNTLAKGMDAESYSLRTFEALLTQSLENLEFAENIPLNVQRTPHVSRRRPISNKSSTLPLSYRYCNERQNSKDRDGYYSDRNEMIREKREREADRDRGYLSDYNSRCASCIGESARAQWFRHSDGWQSVSSTLGSDASSSINPSYSGHKREGPWDSLPSLRHDSSLNDSGYKSNRTDSLEQRATFDRQDSVRSDYMSDRDGRYGIVQQASLESTDSRLCYLTSSEMSDDDRMSLTTAVSDDDDGESVINSPYRGKETGTAAASFNCTGAIRKAGFLSVKKWLLRKKHQIELARKRGWKGYWVSLKGTTLLFYPCDSQESRSMEAAPKHLIIVDGAIMQPIPEHPKRDYIFCLSTAFGDAYLFQAPCQVELENWVNSIHSACAAAFARHRGKTGTLHLLQEEIFRLEKAIESDHKLKHMADLQQSVVSDVETKQQINNQIVQWEENLERLHCEQFRLRCYMASLQSGELPNPKSLLTHVSRATKQTLNKLGVFTVSSFHAFICARSPSLLNNLLAGRGATKRRPPLLSRSNSGSSRRSLQISSRDDEKPVKVYVPENQLVSVFLRDAMTVEEFLASACNRKNLNPMEHFVRVKKRRDMEDHNYFVPHRTDLIETYSNTHEVVEVCAKILYQVELQRNTLEQMWGFSVEAELIENSDRQDELCCYVSRVEDKSVAMQNGIIKGDEIMVINGAIVSDLDMMYLESVLQEEIGLCMMMRSSRTEPPDLTGIMRVTDDIIESLVCPPPPSDPPVISEEMISGLIVPAPGWSKESIAQECASASHIENGKQTSRTNSFEIENLLKTAEQVTGICRSPGETRKSSPTGSVVSSHSQALTPSRQLSDAEKLKKVILELIETERTYVKNLNNLLENYLEPLKRETFLSNAEINALFGNIQEIVTFQRQFLQNLDHAIEMEADFNNFDHPSQFKGVLFSIGSAFLYYVNHFKLYSSFCASHSKAQKVLHPNEGNQALQEFLQARNPRQQHSSTLESYLIKPIQRILKYPLLLQQLRNLTDERSEEHVHLIEALKGMEKVAEHINEMQRIHEEYGAIFDHLFRQHQKSCKQPIDLSPGDLLYYGGVEWLNISDFLGKIKKGLELHAMCFVFKSAVVFLCKERLRQKKKLMGVSTKANSSEVEIIRYQVLIPVTEVQVRASSAKDMESHFLWELIHLRSQLQRRSEKVYVLSNSTTEFRNAFLRTIRQIIRESVRNMSIPSTKQNLNQTPMTISPRMSTGHVDKFEKQSIGQGQNGGNNGTATVTGSLSKKLVKPQPLSTSHNVKRKYSQSKQTMEHESSEDKEMEEPGAINQQQTIFRSRSKTISDTSGEVKLEMDSGTKSEGEEDSQAFLGEKKANLGRTPNHLTLSTTSTISAGSTGSQARLIQSSHQPENYQPITVKELGSPIWKPRELSSFGEATTLPRKGKSASEFGDISSSHSASRKSLIEINNCAQQSNYNNNI from the exons ATGTCGCCGCCGTCGGATAATGTCATCTTCGATAATCAGTGTTACGCGACCACGCCAAGTTCGTCGAATGGTAACTCGGACATGGAACAACCGACACACTGTAATTCCCGACGTTGTAACGGCGGCCAGACATATCAACAACAAAGCATGCAATCCGTTTCAACGCCTGGCAGTCCAACTAGCAGACTCCTTCTCGAGTACGAGATGCATTTAAGGAACACGTTGGCCAAGGGTATGGATGCCGAAAGTTACAGTTTACGAACATTCGAGGCATTGCTCACGCAAAGTCTCGAAAACTTGG AGTTTGCGGAAAATATACCACTAAACGTACAGCGAACGCCTCACGTTTCACGAAGAC GCCCCATTTCTAACAAATCATCGACGTTGCCTCTGTCTTATCGTTATTGCAACGAAAGACAAAATAGTAAAGATAGAGATGGCTACTATAGCGATCGCAACGAAATGATACGagaaaaaagagagagagaggccgATCGAGATCGTGGATATCTTAGCGATTATAATTCgag GTGTGCCAGCTGCATCGGAGAATCGGCACGTGCTCAGTGGTTTCGGCATTCGGACGGATGGCAATCGGTCAGTTCGACTCTCGGCTCTGATGCTTCCAGTTCGATAAATCCAAGTTACTCGGGACATAAACGCGAGGGCCCATGGGATTCTCTTCCATCGTTGAGGCATGACAGCAGCCTTAACGATAGCGGATATAAATCCAATCGAACAGATTCTCTAGAACAAAG gGCCACTTTTGATAGACAAGACAGCGTAAGATCTGATTATATGTCCGACAGGGACGGTAGATACGGAATCGTTCAACAAGCTTCTTTGGAGAGCACAGACTCGAGACTTTGCTACTTGACATCCTCGGAG ATGTCGGACGACGACAGAATGTCCCTAACTACTGCTGTAAGCGACGACGACGATGGCGAAAGCGTGATAAACTCGCCGTATCGAGGAAAAGAGACCGGCACGGCTGCAGCTTCGTTCAATTGTACGGGTGCGATTCGAAAGGCTGG ATTTCTTAGCGTGAAAAAATGGCTGTTACGGAAGAAACATCAGATCGAGCTTGCGAGGAAAAGGGGATGGAAAGGTTATTGGGTATCTTTGAAAGGGACCACGCTTCTCTTTTATCCTTGTGATTCGCAAGAAAGCAGATCCATGGAAGCGGCGCCGAAGCATCTAATCATAGTCGATGGCGCGATCATGCAACCAATTCCTGAACATCCGAAAAGGGATTATATATTTTGTCTGAGCACCGCATTCGGTGATGCTTACTTGTTCCAA GCGCCGTGTCAGGTGGAACTGGAGAATTGGGTAAACAGCATACATTCGGCTTGCGCAGCTGCGTTTGCGCGTCACCGCGGCAAAACCGGGACTCTTCACTTGTTACAGGAAGAGATATTTCGGTTAGAAAAGGCAATAGAATCG GATCACAAATTAAAGCATATGGCTGATCTTCAGCAATCTGTCGTTTCCGACGTGGAAACGAAACAGCAAATCAACAATCAAATCGTACAGTGGGAAGAGAATCTGGAACGTCTTCACTGCGAGCAATTTCGTCTAAGGTGTTATATGGCTAGTTTACAAAGCGGCGAGTTACCTAATCCTAAA AGTTTATTGACGCACGTATCACGTGCCACGAAGCaaacattaaataaattagGAGTCTTTACGGTGTCGTCGTTTCACGCTTTTATATGTGCGCGGAGCCCCTCGTTGCTGAACAACCTGCTGGCAGGTCGTGGAGCTACGAAAAGAAGGCCACCGTTGCTCTCGAGATCCAATAGCGGATCCAGCAGAAGATCCCTTCAAATTTCATCGAGAGACGATGAGAAACCTGTCAAAGTATATGTACCGGAAAATCAG CTGGTGTCTGTATTTTTACGCGACGCTATGACGGTCGAAGAATTTCTGGCAAGTGCTTGCAACCGGAAAAATCTCAATCCTATGGAACATTTCGTTCGCGTGAAAAAGCGTCGCGACATGGAAGATCACAATTATTTCGTACCACATAGGACCGACCTGATAGAAACTTAT TCAAATACGCACGAGGTTGTTGAAGTTTGCGCAAAAATCTTGTATCAAGTAGAATTACAAAGAAATACTCTAGAACAAATGTGGGGCTTTTCGGTGGAAGCAGAGTTAATTGAAAATTCCGATAGACAAGACGAGTTGTGTTGTTACGTTAGCAGAGTCGAGGATAAAAGCGTGGCGATGCAAAACG gAATCATTAAAGGCGACGAAATCATGGTGATCAACGGTGCTATTGTAAGCGACCTAGATATGATGTATCTAGAAAGTGTACTGCAAGAAGAAATCGGTCTCTGTATGATGATGAGATCGTCTCGAACCGAACCACCGGATCTTACGGGTATAATGAGGGTTACCGATGATATCATCGAGAGCTTGGTTTGCCCGCCACCTCCTTCCGATCCACCGGTTATAAGCGAAGAAATGATATCCGGTCTGATTGTCCCAGCTCCTGGTTGGA GCAAGGAAAGCATTGCACAGGAGTGTGCGTCAGCTTCTCACATAGAAAACGGTAAACAAACGTCACGCACGAATTCgttcgaaattgaaaatttgctaAAAACCGCCGAACAAGTGACGGGCATCTGTCGATCGCCTGGTGAAACGAGAAAATCCAGTCCTACCGGAAGCGTCGTTAGTTCTCATTCGCAAGCGTTGACGCCAAGCCGGCAGCTAAGCGACGCGGAAAAACTGAAAAAGGTCATTCTAGAATTGATCGAGACTGAACGAACTTACGTAAAG AATTTAAACAATTTGTTGGAGAATTATTTGGAGCCCCTTAAACGCGAGACTTTCCTATCTAATGCAGAGATAAATGCATTGTTTGGAAATATTCAAGAAATTGTTACCTTTCAACGACAATTTTTACAAAATCTTGACCACGCGATCGAGATGGAGGCTGATTTCAATAATTTCGATCATCCGAGTCAGTTTAAG GGTGTCCTGTTTTCCATTGGAAGTGCCTTCTTGTATTACGTAAATCACTTCAAGCTGTACAGCTCGTTTTGTGCCAGTCACTCCAAGGCACAAAAGGTGTTACATCCGA ACGAAGGAAATCAAGCTTTACAAGAGTTCCTGCAAGCAAGAAATCCAAGGCAGCAACACTCGTCGACTTTAGAGTCGTACTTGATAAAACCTATTCAAAGAATACTCAAGTATCCGCTGCTTCTACAGCAACTTCGTAATCTCACGGACGAACGAAGCGAAGAACACGTACACTTGATCG AGGCGTTGAAAGGCATGGAAAAAGTAGCAGAACACATAAATGAAATGCAAAGAATTCACGAAGAATACGGAGCTATTTTCGATCACTTGTTTAGACAACATCAAAAGTCCTGCAAGCAG CCAATCGACTTGAGCCCAGGAGATCTTCTCTATTACGGAGGCGTCGAGTGGCTTAATATTTCGGATTTTCTtggtaaaataaaaaaaggacTAGAGTTGCACGCAATGTGCTTTGTTTTCAAGTCTGCTGTCGTCTTTTTGTGCAAGGAAAGATTGAGGCAAAAGAAGAAACTAATG GGAGTTTCAACGAAAGCAAATTCCAGCGAGGTAGAAATAATTCGTTACCAAGTATTGATTCCCGTGACGGAAGTTCAAGTCCGGGCTAGTTCCGCCAAAGACATGGAATCTCATTTCTTATGGGAATTGATTCACTTGAGAAGTCAATTGCAAAGAAGATCGGAGAAAGTATACGTGCTGTCTAATAG CACGACAGAATTTCGAAACGCGTTCCTGAGGACTATTCGTCAGATAATTCGAGAATCAGTGCGAAATATGAGTATACCGTCGACGAAACAGAATCTTAACCAAACTCCGATGACAATTTCTCCACGAATGTCGACCGGGCACGTGGACAAATTCGAAAAACAGTCAATCGGTCAAGGACAAAATGGCGGCAATAATGGAACGGCAACTGTTACCGGATCACTGTCGAAAAAGTTGGTGAAACCACAACCGTTATCGACTTCGCATAACGTAAAACGAAAATATAGTCAATCGAAACAAACGATGGAGCACGAGAGTTCCGAAGACAAGGAGATGGAAGAGCCGGGGGCGATTAATCAACAGCAAACAATCTTTCGCTCCAGAAGCAAGACCATAAGCGATACGTCTG gaGAGGTGAAGCTCGAGATGGATTCGGGGACGAAATCCGAGGGAGAAGAAGACTCGCAAGCTTTTTTAGGTGAGAAGAAGGCGAATTTGGGCCGCACTCCGAATCATTTGACTTTGAGCACCACTTCAACCATTTCAGCAGGAAGTACGGGTAGTCAGGCAAGATTAATCCAGTCCTCTCATCAACCGGAAAACTATCAACCCATTACAGTGAAAGAGCTTG GTTCGCCAATCTGGAAACCGCGGGAATTATCCTCGTTTGGAGAAGCCACTACGCTACCACGTAAGGGTAAGTCGGCCAGCGAGTTTGGGGATATAAGCTCATCTCACAGCGCTTCCCGAAAGTCTCTGATAGAAATCAATAATTGTGCTCAACAATCTAACTATAATAACAACATTtaa
- the Sif gene encoding guanine nucleotide exchange factor still life isoform X11, giving the protein MGNKLSCSCAPLIRKTYRYEDSPWQTGVRGGMSSSGGRRGDTGHLLRLWAEVFHVSGGAGTVKWQQVSEDLVPVNITCIQDSPECVFHITAYNSQVDKILDVRLVQPGTRIGQASECFVYWKDTMTNDTWGLNFTSPIDAKQFRECCSPSFKISRKASSSYSLKLEPPNKQKIKTRRKPLSTPASPSRSREPQCTCMTPEQFARLRSQEARFRGFCDTSTLPRTMARSTEMEMTPGRDEITAATSSASLYDNVNNTAATPGKTPKATGGESTKQKEKQNETCQTTPKTANVGIETVTVGSQIDSPEEKGGSTVSPKKPQKQSQDTSTQQNGTEMLKSEGTQAGGTLQNKSLRKEQLHHTKSADYTDLEMQNGNIFNIANNNHGARKSKSKSTDDMRIENAQNGGISLDSNTLKRMLKPMSSIDSPVTSPEMTRKRNSHHSYHYHPSNNNQKYVIQETENENYAHPYRSPYSNKFQASRSVHDMGRQYTGDRGRTYLDSERNRCTGDMSPPSDNVIFDNQCYATTPSSSNGNSDMEQPTHCNSRRCNGGQTYQQQSMQSVSTPGSPTSRLLLEYEMHLRNTLAKGMDAESYSLRTFEALLTQSLENLEFAENIPLNVQRTPHVSRRRPISNKSSTLPLSYRYCNERQNSKDRDGYYSDRNEMIREKREREADRDRGYLSDYNSRCASCIGESARAQWFRHSDGWQSVSSTLGSDASSSINPSYSGHKREGPWDSLPSLRHDSSLNDSGYKSNRTDSLEQRATFDRQDSVRSDYMSDRDGRYGIVQQASLESTDSRLCYLTSSEMSDDDRMSLTTAVSDDDDGESVINSPYRGKETGTAAASFNCTGAIRKAGFLSVKKWLLRKKHQIELARKRGWKGYWVSLKGTTLLFYPCDSQESRSMEAAPKHLIIVDGAIMQPIPEHPKRDYIFCLSTAFGDAYLFQAPCQVELENWVNSIHSACAAAFARHRGKTGTLHLLQEEIFRLEKAIESDHKLKHMADLQQSVVSDVETKQQINNQIVQWEENLERLHCEQFRLRCYMASLQSGELPNPKSLLTHVSRATKQTLNKLGVFTVSSFHAFICARSPSLLNNLLAGRGATKRRPPLLSRSNSGSSRRSLQISSRDDEKPVKVYVPENQLVSVFLRDAMTVEEFLASACNRKNLNPMEHFVRVKKRRDMEDHNYFVPHRTDLIETYSNTHEVVEVCAKILYQVELQRNTLEQMWGFSVEAELIENSDRQDELCCYVSRVEDKSVAMQNGIIKGDEIMVINGAIVSDLDMMYLESVLQEEIGLCMMMRSSRTEPPDLTGIMRVTDDIIESLVCPPPPSDPPVISEEMISGLIVPAPGWSKESIAQECASASHIENGKQTSRTNSFEIENLLKTAEQVTGICRSPGETRKSSPTGSVVSSHSQALTPSRQLSDAEKLKKVILELIETERTYVKNLNNLLENYLEPLKRETFLSNAEINALFGNIQEIVTFQRQFLQNLDHAIEMEADFNNFDHPSQFKGVLFSIGSAFLYYVNHFKLYSSFCASHSKAQKVLHPNEGNQALQEFLQARNPRQQHSSTLESYLIKPIQRILKYPLLLQQLRNLTDERSEEHVHLIEALKGMEKVAEHINEMQRIHEEYGAIFDHLFRQHQKSCKQPIDLSPGDLLYYGGVEWLNISDFLGKIKKGLELHAMCFVFKSAVVFLCKERLRQKKKLMGVSTKANSSEVEIIRYQVLIPVTEVQVRASSAKDMESHFLWELIHLRSQLQRRSEKVYVLSNSTTEFRNAFLRTIRQIIRESVRNMSIPSTKQNLNQTPMTISPRMSTGHVDKFEKQSIGQGQNGGNNGTATVTGSLSKKLVKPQPLSTSHNVKRKYSQSKQTMEHESSEDKEMEEPGAINQQQTIFRSRSKTISDTSGEVKLEMDSGTKSEGEEDSQAFLGEKKANLGRTPNHLTLSTTSTISAGSTGSQARLIQSSHQPENYQPITVKELGSPIWKPRELSSFGEATTLPRKGKSASEFGDISSSHSASRKSLIEINNCAQQSNYNNNI; this is encoded by the exons ATGGGCAATAAGCTGTCTTGCAGTTGTGCTCCCCTTATCAGAAAGACGTATCGGTACGAAGATTCCCCATGGCAGACAGGGGTTAGGGGCGGAATGAGCAGCAGCGGAGGTCGCAGGGGTGATACTGGCCACTTGCTCAG GTTGTGGGCCGAAGTGTTCCATGTGAGTGGAGGGGCAGGGACTGTAAAATGGCAACAGGTATCGGAAGATTTAGTTCCTGTAAATATCACTTGTATCCAAGATTCGCCGGAATGCGTCTTCCATattactgcgtacaatagtcaGGTGGACAAAATTCTCGACGTGCGATTGGTTCAACCAG GAACACGTATCGGACAAGCGTCGGAATGCTTTGTTTATTGGAAAGATACGATGACTAACGATACATGGGGATTGAATTTCACTTCTCCGATAGATGCTAAACAATTCAGAGAATGTTGC TCACCGTCGTTCAAGATTTCAAGGAAAGCGTCCTCTTCTTACTCATTGAAGCTCGAACCACCGAACAAGCAGAAGATCAAAACACGGAGAAAGCCTCTATCGACGCCGGCATCGCCGAGCAGATCCAGAGAGCCACAATGCACTTGTATGACCCCAGAACAATTTGCCAGACTTCGAAGTCAAGAGGCTAGATTCCGCGGCTTCTGCG ACACTTCTACGCTTCCACGAACCATGGCACGATCCACGGAAATGGAAATGACACCGGGCCGCGACGAAATAACGGCAGCAACGTCCAGCGCGTCTCTTTACGATAACGTGAACAATACGGCCGCAACACCGGGGAAAACGCCGAAAGCTACCGGCGGCGAATCGACCAAGCAGAAGGAGAAACAGAATGAAACGTGCCAGACTACACCAAAGACGGCAAACGTTGGCATTGAAACTGTTACCGTTGGCTCGCAG ATTGATAGCCCGGAGGAGAAAGGAGGTAGTACAGTCTCGCCGAAAAAGCCTCAGAAACAAAGTCAAGATACGTCTACTCAGCAAAATGGCACGGAAATGCTAAAGTCGGAAGGCACGCAAGCTGGCGGTACCTTGCAAAACAAATCTCTCCGGAAGGAACAATTGCACCATACAAAGTCTGCCGATTACACGGATCTGGAAATGCAAAACGGCAATATCTTCAATATAGCGAATAACAACCACGGCGCAAGAAAATCGAAAAGCAAGAGCACAGACGACATGAGGATCGAGAATGCGCAAAACGGTGGTATCAGTCTAGACTCGAATACTCTAAAGAGAATGTTAAAGCCTATGTCGAGTATCGATAGTCCTGTTACGTCACCAGAGATGACCAGAAAGAGGAACAGTCACCACAGTTACCATTATCATCCGAGCAATAATAACCAGAAGTATGTTATACAAGAAACTGAGAATGAAAACTATGCGCATCCGTATCGAAGTCCGTACAGTAACAAATTCCAGGCTTCTAGAAGCGTGCACGACATGGGACGTCAGTATACTG GCGACAGAGGCAGGACCTATTTAGATTCGGAACGTAATCGGTGCACAGGTGACATGTCGCCGCCGTCGGATAATGTCATCTTCGATAATCAGTGTTACGCGACCACGCCAAGTTCGTCGAATGGTAACTCGGACATGGAACAACCGACACACTGTAATTCCCGACGTTGTAACGGCGGCCAGACATATCAACAACAAAGCATGCAATCCGTTTCAACGCCTGGCAGTCCAACTAGCAGACTCCTTCTCGAGTACGAGATGCATTTAAGGAACACGTTGGCCAAGGGTATGGATGCCGAAAGTTACAGTTTACGAACATTCGAGGCATTGCTCACGCAAAGTCTCGAAAACTTGG AGTTTGCGGAAAATATACCACTAAACGTACAGCGAACGCCTCACGTTTCACGAAGAC GCCCCATTTCTAACAAATCATCGACGTTGCCTCTGTCTTATCGTTATTGCAACGAAAGACAAAATAGTAAAGATAGAGATGGCTACTATAGCGATCGCAACGAAATGATACGagaaaaaagagagagagaggccgATCGAGATCGTGGATATCTTAGCGATTATAATTCgag GTGTGCCAGCTGCATCGGAGAATCGGCACGTGCTCAGTGGTTTCGGCATTCGGACGGATGGCAATCGGTCAGTTCGACTCTCGGCTCTGATGCTTCCAGTTCGATAAATCCAAGTTACTCGGGACATAAACGCGAGGGCCCATGGGATTCTCTTCCATCGTTGAGGCATGACAGCAGCCTTAACGATAGCGGATATAAATCCAATCGAACAGATTCTCTAGAACAAAG gGCCACTTTTGATAGACAAGACAGCGTAAGATCTGATTATATGTCCGACAGGGACGGTAGATACGGAATCGTTCAACAAGCTTCTTTGGAGAGCACAGACTCGAGACTTTGCTACTTGACATCCTCGGAG ATGTCGGACGACGACAGAATGTCCCTAACTACTGCTGTAAGCGACGACGACGATGGCGAAAGCGTGATAAACTCGCCGTATCGAGGAAAAGAGACCGGCACGGCTGCAGCTTCGTTCAATTGTACGGGTGCGATTCGAAAGGCTGG ATTTCTTAGCGTGAAAAAATGGCTGTTACGGAAGAAACATCAGATCGAGCTTGCGAGGAAAAGGGGATGGAAAGGTTATTGGGTATCTTTGAAAGGGACCACGCTTCTCTTTTATCCTTGTGATTCGCAAGAAAGCAGATCCATGGAAGCGGCGCCGAAGCATCTAATCATAGTCGATGGCGCGATCATGCAACCAATTCCTGAACATCCGAAAAGGGATTATATATTTTGTCTGAGCACCGCATTCGGTGATGCTTACTTGTTCCAA GCGCCGTGTCAGGTGGAACTGGAGAATTGGGTAAACAGCATACATTCGGCTTGCGCAGCTGCGTTTGCGCGTCACCGCGGCAAAACCGGGACTCTTCACTTGTTACAGGAAGAGATATTTCGGTTAGAAAAGGCAATAGAATCG GATCACAAATTAAAGCATATGGCTGATCTTCAGCAATCTGTCGTTTCCGACGTGGAAACGAAACAGCAAATCAACAATCAAATCGTACAGTGGGAAGAGAATCTGGAACGTCTTCACTGCGAGCAATTTCGTCTAAGGTGTTATATGGCTAGTTTACAAAGCGGCGAGTTACCTAATCCTAAA AGTTTATTGACGCACGTATCACGTGCCACGAAGCaaacattaaataaattagGAGTCTTTACGGTGTCGTCGTTTCACGCTTTTATATGTGCGCGGAGCCCCTCGTTGCTGAACAACCTGCTGGCAGGTCGTGGAGCTACGAAAAGAAGGCCACCGTTGCTCTCGAGATCCAATAGCGGATCCAGCAGAAGATCCCTTCAAATTTCATCGAGAGACGATGAGAAACCTGTCAAAGTATATGTACCGGAAAATCAG CTGGTGTCTGTATTTTTACGCGACGCTATGACGGTCGAAGAATTTCTGGCAAGTGCTTGCAACCGGAAAAATCTCAATCCTATGGAACATTTCGTTCGCGTGAAAAAGCGTCGCGACATGGAAGATCACAATTATTTCGTACCACATAGGACCGACCTGATAGAAACTTAT TCAAATACGCACGAGGTTGTTGAAGTTTGCGCAAAAATCTTGTATCAAGTAGAATTACAAAGAAATACTCTAGAACAAATGTGGGGCTTTTCGGTGGAAGCAGAGTTAATTGAAAATTCCGATAGACAAGACGAGTTGTGTTGTTACGTTAGCAGAGTCGAGGATAAAAGCGTGGCGATGCAAAACG gAATCATTAAAGGCGACGAAATCATGGTGATCAACGGTGCTATTGTAAGCGACCTAGATATGATGTATCTAGAAAGTGTACTGCAAGAAGAAATCGGTCTCTGTATGATGATGAGATCGTCTCGAACCGAACCACCGGATCTTACGGGTATAATGAGGGTTACCGATGATATCATCGAGAGCTTGGTTTGCCCGCCACCTCCTTCCGATCCACCGGTTATAAGCGAAGAAATGATATCCGGTCTGATTGTCCCAGCTCCTGGTTGGA GCAAGGAAAGCATTGCACAGGAGTGTGCGTCAGCTTCTCACATAGAAAACGGTAAACAAACGTCACGCACGAATTCgttcgaaattgaaaatttgctaAAAACCGCCGAACAAGTGACGGGCATCTGTCGATCGCCTGGTGAAACGAGAAAATCCAGTCCTACCGGAAGCGTCGTTAGTTCTCATTCGCAAGCGTTGACGCCAAGCCGGCAGCTAAGCGACGCGGAAAAACTGAAAAAGGTCATTCTAGAATTGATCGAGACTGAACGAACTTACGTAAAG AATTTAAACAATTTGTTGGAGAATTATTTGGAGCCCCTTAAACGCGAGACTTTCCTATCTAATGCAGAGATAAATGCATTGTTTGGAAATATTCAAGAAATTGTTACCTTTCAACGACAATTTTTACAAAATCTTGACCACGCGATCGAGATGGAGGCTGATTTCAATAATTTCGATCATCCGAGTCAGTTTAAG GGTGTCCTGTTTTCCATTGGAAGTGCCTTCTTGTATTACGTAAATCACTTCAAGCTGTACAGCTCGTTTTGTGCCAGTCACTCCAAGGCACAAAAGGTGTTACATCCGA ACGAAGGAAATCAAGCTTTACAAGAGTTCCTGCAAGCAAGAAATCCAAGGCAGCAACACTCGTCGACTTTAGAGTCGTACTTGATAAAACCTATTCAAAGAATACTCAAGTATCCGCTGCTTCTACAGCAACTTCGTAATCTCACGGACGAACGAAGCGAAGAACACGTACACTTGATCG AGGCGTTGAAAGGCATGGAAAAAGTAGCAGAACACATAAATGAAATGCAAAGAATTCACGAAGAATACGGAGCTATTTTCGATCACTTGTTTAGACAACATCAAAAGTCCTGCAAGCAG CCAATCGACTTGAGCCCAGGAGATCTTCTCTATTACGGAGGCGTCGAGTGGCTTAATATTTCGGATTTTCTtggtaaaataaaaaaaggacTAGAGTTGCACGCAATGTGCTTTGTTTTCAAGTCTGCTGTCGTCTTTTTGTGCAAGGAAAGATTGAGGCAAAAGAAGAAACTAATG GGAGTTTCAACGAAAGCAAATTCCAGCGAGGTAGAAATAATTCGTTACCAAGTATTGATTCCCGTGACGGAAGTTCAAGTCCGGGCTAGTTCCGCCAAAGACATGGAATCTCATTTCTTATGGGAATTGATTCACTTGAGAAGTCAATTGCAAAGAAGATCGGAGAAAGTATACGTGCTGTCTAATAG CACGACAGAATTTCGAAACGCGTTCCTGAGGACTATTCGTCAGATAATTCGAGAATCAGTGCGAAATATGAGTATACCGTCGACGAAACAGAATCTTAACCAAACTCCGATGACAATTTCTCCACGAATGTCGACCGGGCACGTGGACAAATTCGAAAAACAGTCAATCGGTCAAGGACAAAATGGCGGCAATAATGGAACGGCAACTGTTACCGGATCACTGTCGAAAAAGTTGGTGAAACCACAACCGTTATCGACTTCGCATAACGTAAAACGAAAATATAGTCAATCGAAACAAACGATGGAGCACGAGAGTTCCGAAGACAAGGAGATGGAAGAGCCGGGGGCGATTAATCAACAGCAAACAATCTTTCGCTCCAGAAGCAAGACCATAAGCGATACGTCTG gaGAGGTGAAGCTCGAGATGGATTCGGGGACGAAATCCGAGGGAGAAGAAGACTCGCAAGCTTTTTTAGGTGAGAAGAAGGCGAATTTGGGCCGCACTCCGAATCATTTGACTTTGAGCACCACTTCAACCATTTCAGCAGGAAGTACGGGTAGTCAGGCAAGATTAATCCAGTCCTCTCATCAACCGGAAAACTATCAACCCATTACAGTGAAAGAGCTTG GTTCGCCAATCTGGAAACCGCGGGAATTATCCTCGTTTGGAGAAGCCACTACGCTACCACGTAAGGGTAAGTCGGCCAGCGAGTTTGGGGATATAAGCTCATCTCACAGCGCTTCCCGAAAGTCTCTGATAGAAATCAATAATTGTGCTCAACAATCTAACTATAATAACAACATTtaa